In Bacteroides cellulosilyticus, the genomic stretch TTCGTCTCCCGAAATATCGACCTCGAACAATGTTGGTTTTCGTGGCCCCGGGTTCTCGGAGTCGAGGCTTTGGTGATGCAGACACATCAGCAACTTTCCGTCGAATGTACGGAACAACATACCGTGCCCTGAGTTATTGGATATCAGAGGAGTATTGCACTGAACCCAGGGACCGGCAAGTTTATCCGACTTGGAGTAAGCTACTCCCTGCGCACAACGGTTGTTGTTCCAACTGGACCATAGCATACCTAAACGTCCCGTACCCGTCCGGAATAGGAATGGGCCGTCTGCCACGTAGCCTTCTAGCGCCATACCGAAAGTGAGCTCACCTATCGATTTCATTTCTCTTGGCCATGGAGCATCGGATGCTCTGAAAAGGGTGGTAGAGGTTCCCATTGATTCTGATAGATCCGGAGCAAGTTGGATGTAGTTGATTATACCGTTTACGGTTTGCATCCATTCGTGACAAAATACCATATAGGGCACTCCGTCTTCTTCCCAGAAACTACCGTCGAGTGTAGACCAGCCTTCCGGCAGGTAGTTCTTGTCGCTGATGGGGTGGTAGGGGCCTGCTACTTTGTCGGAAGTAAGGATATGGGTAGCACGGCGTTGTACATTGTATCTGTTAGGTACAGTGTCTACTATGATCTTGGGATTGGTGAAGGTGACAAAACAATAGTATTTGTCTTTATATTTATGGAGCTCCGGGGCCCATATTCTTGGAGCGGTCCCAATCCAGGAGGTTGTATCTACAGTAATGTATTGATAGGGGCCTGTCCACATCTTTAGATTCGTGCTTTTCCATAAACTACCGCCACTTCCAACCAGATAATACATTTGTGTTTCTTCATCGGCCAGGATAAAAGGATCGCTTAGCTGCAAAGAGTCAAAGCAAGTGGTGTCTATCTTATCTCCTTCCTTGCCGCCGATAAATGCATATTGCTTTACCGGTTCCGGGCTCTTAATCTGGTTACAGGCAACCAGACTAAGAACGAACAGAGTTATTGTGAAATGAAACAGTATCTTCATAGTTGCAAGTATTATTAAAACTACATCTGTATTATTTGAAGCATCATTTGAATATCAAGCCTGGGCCGGCTATGATACTTTCCAAAATAACTATTCGAATGTTAATGTTAAGTGCAAAAATAACAGGTAATCCCCTTAATAAAGGGTATAAAACTGTTTTTGAGGAGGATTTTTCTTGCTGCCAGGGCGTATATGTGGCACAAGTGTTATATTTGCAGGACACAAATCCATGGCAGCCTGCTTCCTGAAAAACTCAGTCATCTTTTTAAAAGTCTGCTCATTGAAAGTTATAGGACCGTGCTGTCCCTGGGGTACGGTAATAAACTCTTCCAATCGTCCTTTTGCACTTAAAGCATCTTTAAAGAAGACACTCTGGCAATGAGGAACAACGGTATCGGCATCCCCATGAATCACCAAAAACTTCGGGTCCTTTTCGTCGATATAAGTCATCGGATTCAAAAGGGTCAGCACATCCATGTGTTCAGCCGGTGTCCCTCCTATCAAGGCCGCCTCAGGTGAATCTACCCCTTTGGTCGTAGCACAGTTTTCCATGCGCGTCATGTCTATCGGTCCGAACCAATCCACCACTGCATCCACCCGGCTGCTAAAGGAAGTGCAATCTCCCACATTTCCTTCGATGTCCATCTCCGTATCACCCACCTTATATACTTTGACTCCATTGGTAGTGCCGGCCAGTGAAGACAAATGGCCGCCCGATGAAAATCCGGTGATACCGATAAAGGATGTATCGAGCCGGTATTCATCAGCATGGGCACGGATAAAGCGCACAGCTGCCTTCACATCATTGATCTGCGCCGGAAACTTCGCATCGCCACTGGAACGATGGTTGATGGAAACCACCGCAAATCCCCCGTCGAGCAACGGTTTCCCCATCGCCTGGAAAGCCATCTGCTTCATATTATTGGCAAACCAGGCGCTACCGTAGATCAAGACCACCACTTTATATTCAGTCTGTCCTCCATCGGGCAGATAAATATCGAGTTTATGTCCCTCCAGACTGTCATTAGCATAGTTGATATCAGTCCATTGCGTAATCTGTCCGAAAGACATGAATGAATAGAACAACGCACACACAAATCCAAAAACAAGTTTCATATTTTTCAGTTTATTAAAAAGTTGACAATTATTTAAAAAGAAGCGGAGCAAACTCATTCAATGCTCTGCGCCACGTGAGCCATTCATGGGCCGTATCGGGAGATTCATAATACACATATTTAATTCCCTGTTTGTCCATCATCTGCCGGAAAGCCTTCACTACTCCGGGGAAAGGATGCGGTTCGGCCGTACCAAGTCCCAGAAAGAAAACCTTAAACTGAGCGTTTACAGCCTTAGCATCTTTAAACTTCCCATTAAGGAAAGTAGTTGCATCCAGCGGTTCGGTACTCGGATAATTGGACGTACCACTGAAACCACCATAATAGGCAAAATGCCCGGGATTATTCATGGCAATATGCATAGTTTGGTTAGCCCCCATCGACAATCCTGCAATGGCGCGGTCTTCACGACCGGACAAGGTACGAAACTTAGCATCAATCATCGGAATGACTTCGTTCATCAGCACTTCTTCAAAAATAGAAGCAGCAAAAGGCGACTTTTCACCGGGCTTCGTAGCGTATCCATTGTCCATTACCACCAACATAGGAACTGCCTTTCCGGCGGCAATCAGATTGTCCAGAATCAAATTGGTCTTACCTTGTCTTCCCCATCCCGTTTCGTCCTCAAAACTACCATGTTGCAGATAAAGCACCGGGTAACGTTTATCTTTATTATCCCCATATCCCGCCGGAGTATA encodes the following:
- a CDS encoding glycoside hydrolase family 43 protein is translated as MKILFHFTITLFVLSLVACNQIKSPEPVKQYAFIGGKEGDKIDTTCFDSLQLSDPFILADEETQMYYLVGSGGSLWKSTNLKMWTGPYQYITVDTTSWIGTAPRIWAPELHKYKDKYYCFVTFTNPKIIVDTVPNRYNVQRRATHILTSDKVAGPYHPISDKNYLPEGWSTLDGSFWEEDGVPYMVFCHEWMQTVNGIINYIQLAPDLSESMGTSTTLFRASDAPWPREMKSIGELTFGMALEGYVADGPFLFRTGTGRLGMLWSSWNNNRCAQGVAYSKSDKLAGPWVQCNTPLISNNSGHGMLFRTFDGKLLMCLHHQSLDSENPGPRKPTLFEVDISGDEIKILEKYHP
- a CDS encoding alpha/beta hydrolase gives rise to the protein MKLVFGFVCALFYSFMSFGQITQWTDINYANDSLEGHKLDIYLPDGGQTEYKVVVLIYGSAWFANNMKQMAFQAMGKPLLDGGFAVVSINHRSSGDAKFPAQINDVKAAVRFIRAHADEYRLDTSFIGITGFSSGGHLSSLAGTTNGVKVYKVGDTEMDIEGNVGDCTSFSSRVDAVVDWFGPIDMTRMENCATTKGVDSPEAALIGGTPAEHMDVLTLLNPMTYIDEKDPKFLVIHGDADTVVPHCQSVFFKDALSAKGRLEEFITVPQGQHGPITFNEQTFKKMTEFFRKQAAMDLCPANITLVPHIRPGSKKNPPQKQFYTLY
- a CDS encoding alpha/beta hydrolase, which translates into the protein MKKQILFWSMMSWMVSVGLPSFAQTVEDFKPSEVNQPGKLYPQVNSERKVRVQISAPEAKVVQLDLGGVKYDLTKDEKGVWTGESAPQQEGFHYYQLNVDGAAVPDPGTIYFYGAGRWGSGIEVPAHDADFYALKDVPHGLLSEMNYYSNLTKAWRRCFVYTPAGYGDNKDKRYPVLYLQHGSFEDETGWGRQGKTNLILDNLIAAGKAVPMLVVMDNGYATKPGEKSPFAASIFEEVLMNEVIPMIDAKFRTLSGREDRAIAGLSMGANQTMHIAMNNPGHFAYYGGFSGTSNYPSTEPLDATTFLNGKFKDAKAVNAQFKVFFLGLGTAEPHPFPGVVKAFRQMMDKQGIKYVYYESPDTAHEWLTWRRALNEFAPLLFK